A genomic stretch from Sebastes fasciatus isolate fSebFas1 chromosome 23, fSebFas1.pri, whole genome shotgun sequence includes:
- the cradd gene encoding death domain-containing protein CRADD codes for MDPVHRALLRSHRLELSGQLLVSETIVPFLYQENVLTESQVEDIESQPTNRHKSLKLLELLPSRGPRAFHCFLRSLDDFSWVRDKLLLELQTRPGPGPGPSSTDVRKVPDSVLQKVPSDRDLSRLASRLGSEWEAVLMDLGLSAEDLFRCRSDHRLSTHGAVLASLVQWRRSEGKKATVQRLLQSLQAAGVHPSVLEDVLM; via the exons ATGGATCCGGTCCACAGAGCTCTGCTGCGGTCTCACAGGCTGGAACTGTCCGGGCAGCTGCTGGTGAGTGAAACTATCGTTCCGTTCCTGTACCAGGAGAACGTGTTGACGGAGTCTCAGGTGGAGGACATCGAGTCTCAGCCGACTAACAGACACAAGAGCCTgaagctgctggagctgctgccgAGCCGCGGACCACGGGCCTTCCACTGCTTCCTCCGGTCTCTGGACGACTTCAGCTGGGTCAGAGacaagctgctgctggagctccaGACCCGACCCGGACCCGGACCTGGACCCAGCTCTACAG ACGTCCGGAAGGTTCCTGACTCGGTTCTCCAGAAGGTTCCTTCGGATCGGGACTTGTCCCGGCTGGCGTCTCGGCTCGGCTCCGAGTGGGAGGCGGTCCTGatggatctgggtctgtccgcggAGGATCTGTTCCGGTGTCGGTCCGATCACCGTCTCAGTACTCACGGGGCGGTTCTGGCCAGTCTGGTCCAGTGGAGACGATCTGAAGGGAAGAAGGCCACCGTTCAGAGACTCCTACAGAGTCTGCAGGCCGCCGGCGTCCATCCGTCTGTCCTGGAGGACGTCCTGATGTGA